The Bosea beijingensis genome contains the following window.
CGGTCCTTGTCCGACTTGGAATCCTAGCACTCTGTGAGCAGCAACAGTGTCATCAGCCATGGTGTCCCCCATTTTTTATGAAGACATAATTGCGGGTGCCGGCAGCCGTCTAGAGGACTCAAATCAAAAGCACGCCGATCTGCACCGGCGGCCTTCATGTCGTAAATCGCCCTGGGCTGTAGGCGGTGCGGGTGCGAACGCTTACACACTCCATATCGTGTCCACAGCGATAGTGGGGCACTACTCCTTGACGACAGCATCCAGCATGCCTTAATTTCCGTTTATTGCGTCAGAGAGGTAATTCTCGGCGGGATGGATTCGCGCACGGAGAATGCGCGTGTCCGGGATCATCGGCGGGGTCACAACGCCGAGGTCTCAACAGGGCATCGAACTGAGTTGGGCTGACTTCAGGAGCCGGTGATCAACCGGCCACCGACGCTCGCGTTCGGGGCAGATCAAGTGGCATCCAAATGAATAGGACATCATCATCGTCTGATGGGCTTCCGGCAGTCAGGAAGCGCAGAACTCCCCTTGCAGAACAAACGGCGGCTCACGCTGCTTTCGAAAGTGTGGGGCAAAGTTCTAACACCGTCGATAATCCGGCCTTCACTTTCGACTTCGGCTTCGGAGCCGGGCGTTATCTCAGGGGGCGTGGCTGGCTTGGCATCATCGCCCTCTGTGTGGTGATGCTTACCGTATTGGCTATTCCCATGCATTTCGGCCCATTGGCCGTCGGCTCGCTTTTCAAACTGTTGCGTTGAATATGAAGGAGGCCCGCCGATGAAGATTGACGGGCCTCCTGTTGCAAATCGCCCTGAGGCTAAGCGGCGGGCTGCGTAGCCGCCCGAACACTGAGGCGAGGCTTCGGAAGCTCGACGCGCATGGCCTCCAAGCGCTCCACGATGGCGTCGGCCAGCGCGAGCACGTCGAGGTCCGCGTCGTCCGGTGCGGCGGAGTAGATCTCCGCCGCGATCGCATCGGTCATCACCTCGCGAGCCACATCGCGCCGCACCATAATGCGCTTACTCCTAGCGGCAGCGCGCGCGACCATCTCGCGAAGGGCAGGATTGAGCGCCACCCTCACGACTCCAACATCTGGACGGGGAAGTCGGGGTTCACGAAAGCGAGCCAGCCGTCCGGGTGGATGGCCTTCGCGCGCGCTTCGATGAATTCAAGGATCTCCATCGCGACCTGCGGAACATCGAAGATCCCGGTTCCGCTGTGGTCACGCGCCTCGCAGAGGCGATGTCCGATGTAGTCCAACACATTCTCGCGCGGGGAGAGGTCGAAGTTCTGCTGCGCCCATTCGCTCGACGCATTCGCCATGGGCGTGGTATTCTCGTTCATGCTCGTATCTCCATTGGTCACATTGGGGGTGCGGGATGCAGAGAACGGCGCGGTGCGGTCGGCAAACTCAGCCGCGCCGTTACTCTCCAGCTCTTCGATTTCGCGAAGATGCCTCTGTATAGCCATCTCATGATCGGCAATCATTGAGCGCATAAACTCAATGCACCTGCTAACCGGACTATGTCCGGCGCTATCAGTTACCATCCTGACTCCTGCTTCAACTTCAGTTCATTGCTTACGAACGGAGTTATAGTCAGGGGGTCAGTGCGAATGTCATACAAGGAGCGGGTAGCTGGCCTGCGCCTTTTGCATACATCCGCTTCTACACTTCCAACCCGCGAGCCCGGCGCCGTTGGCGCTCTTCCAGCCGGTCCTCAAGGCACATGATCGGCCAGATGTCGGCGTCGCCCAGAATCTCGATGATGGTGCTGCGGAGGTCGTAGCCGGGATCGACGTGCGCCATTGCGAGGCGGTCAACCAGCGTGCGGTGCGTTTGGTCGGCGAGGTAGGAAGCGTGATTGATCGGGCTCATAGGCTTGTCTCTGGCGCCAGTGATTTGGCAGCCGAAGACTCGCACGGCCGGAACCACGCCGCAATAGCCGCGTAGATAAATTAGCAAATAAAAACAACAGCTTAAGTAAGTTCTTACTTACTTTTCTTGCCGCGAAAAACCCCTCGCGGCTTGCCGATCGCGAGGGGTTCAATCCGCCATTGCCGGTGAGGGCCGGCAATCTGTCTAGGCGGAGCACCAGCCGCCGCTAAGAGGCTGGCGATTACGTTATAGCGCAGTCGCCGGTGCGACTGCTGGTGATCGTCAAAACTTTCCGTAGCCCTCGGGGAGCGAATTATCCTCCTTGCGCTCCTTGGCGCGCTGGCGTCGCTCCTTCCTCTTCTGGCTCTGCACGCTCGTCGGCTGGGCGTAATACTTCGCCAGCTCCTTCTCCTTCTGCCGTTCAGGGGTCAGCGGTTGATGGCTGCGAACGGTGCGCTTCTCTGTCTCCATAATGAGCGCGGCGTAGGCGTCTCTATCAGCCTTGCGCTTTACCTCCAGCTTCGCATCTCGGTCGTTCGCGAGCTTGGCCTTCGCTTGGCTTATCGCCTCGCGAAACCGCCCCAGAACTGGCGCTGCCGGGGCGGGGTTGGGGACAGCCGGCGTTGTGTCCTCTGGCGCCGGAACAGGAAGGTCTAACGCGTCGAGCGCGGCCAGCGCCTCCAACTCAAGCGAAGTAAGTGGGCGCGTGGATGCACCGTTCGATTGACTTTCGTCGTCGGTATCCATAAAATTTTCTCGCTATCAAAGAGTTCTTGACGGTCCAGACGCGCCAACGTCTGGGCCGTTTCTTTTTACATCGCTGCCTTCTCGATCAGGTCGGCGAGATCACGCGAGAGATCGCCGGAAAGGGTGACTTCCGGCCCACCCATTCGCAGGTTGATCTTGAAGCCATTGCCGACGCGCTGAATGCTGAACCACGCGCCCGCCTGGACGGTGTGGGGGCCGCTGACACCGCCCACAACGTCCCGGATCGTGCTGGCGAACAGGCGCGCGATGTCGAGACTGAACAAAAGGGCCGGATGGTCGTCGAACGTAACGGATACCTTGTCCCCTACGCGCTGGACGACGATGCCGGGAATGGTGGCAGGGATCACACCTGCGGCGATCTCCTTGCGGAGCATGTGGCCGATGGTGTCGGCGAGGCTCAGATTGAGCACAGCCGAGAGGGCCTTCAACTGGTCGAGCCGGCGAGGCGGAAGGCGCAGCATAACGGAAGCGGGTGACATTGGAACTCCTGTGACGTTGATTAATGGTATACGCGTATACGCTTAATGTCAAGGACTGCGTTCCTGTGTCCTCCCCTGTTTTCCACGGCGATCCGCCCACGAAATGTCCTCCCCCATTTTCCCTTATGTATATGTATGTCTGTATTTGAAGAAGAGATAATCTACGAAAAATGGGGGAGGACATTTCTCGCTCTTGCCCCGACTACTCGCGCCTACGGCGCTCGCCTGCGCGGCCTTCGGCCTTGCCCGGACGCTGGCGCGTCCGGAAGGCCCATCCCTCTTCTATCCGCAGGAACTCCTCCGGTAGCCGAAGGCGTAGGGTGCCCGGCGCCAGCTATCCCGCCTCGGATAGAGAGGGCTCCGGCCCGGTCGCTCCGCTCCCGGCCGTCACATATCTCATGGCCGAACGGGACCGTTCCGCCCGGAAGCGTTTAGAGAGTCACCAGCGGGCGCCAGCTTCCGGCTGCCCCTCTGCCATCAGCTCGCGCACGAAGGCGAGTCCTGGGCCTCCCCTGAGGCAGCATAAGGCAATCAGCTACGCGGCGTTGCTGAAGCTCTGCACCAGTTCCGCAGTGAAGGTCCAAACACCATCCTGCGCCTGCGGATGGGACCAGTCCTCGCAAGTCCACTTCACCGGCGAGCGTGCGCCATGGGGCTGGTAATAGAACGGCTGGCTTCCGGCCATGCGCACGAAGAACTCGGCAAGCTCCTGCATCTGGTCGAGCGTGAGCGCGTCCCACTTCAGGCTGCACGTCCGGCGAATGTGGTTGATCCCCTTCGGCGTTGACTGCGAATAGCCGTCGCCGAACTCGGCCTTGAGCAGGTTCACCTTCGGCTTATGCGCGGTTCCCGGCGTCGGGCCGATGGGTGGAGTGAAGGTCGGCAGCGGCATCAGCGGTTCCTCGTGTTCCCGTAATTTCCGGGCTTCTGCTGCCTACGAAATTCGTCCGCAACCACCGACCGCATCGTCACCTCAAGCTGTCGCTGCATACGCTTAGCCAAATCGTCGTTCTGTTCCGGGGTGCCGGAAGAGCCGTTCACGGTGATCGGCGCCGAGATGCTGATGGCCTGCACTGGCGCGGCACTGCCGCCGGCAAGTTCCGGCTGGCGAATGGCCGGCGCACTCCCGACATATCCGCCATCCGCGAAGCCGCGCAGGGCTCCCCGGTGCATGGCCTCAAGGTTCTGGACGCCGATGCGGTTGGTGGCGGCCTTGGACATGACGAACTCGCCACGGTGGACAATGCCGGCCGGCTGATACTTCCCACCGTTGCCGGTGTAACCGCCATCTGCGAAGCCGAAGAGCTTCGGCAGGAAGCCGAACAAGCCGCCGACCGCACCGTCAGCGCCCTTGGTTCCGAACAGCCCGGCGAGCGGGCCGCTGCCCATGAGCATGGCCTGAAGGGCAGCCTTCAACAGGGCCTTGCCAAGCTGCTGCACAACCTCGGTCGCGCTCTTGCCCTCCACGATCATATCCACGAAGCCGTCAGTCACTTCCTGTGCGAAGAACTTCTGCGCGTCGCGAACGCCGTCCATCGCCTCCTTCAGGTCTTCGACCTTCATCTTCGCCGCCGCATAGCCCTGCGCGGCCTGCTCGATCTTCGACCGCATCTCGTCGGTAACGGTGAGCCCATCGCGCTTCGCAGCCTGTTCAAGCTGAAGGGCGATCTTCGACCGCTCGACTTCCTCGCGGCCCTTGCCGACCATCTGGGCCTCAAGGCGCAGGGCTTCGGTGCGGCGCTGGATCGATTCAAGGTCGCGGTCAAAGCGGCTCTGCTTCTCCGCACCGGAGCCGCCACCACCTCCGCCGCCCTTACCTTCCTCCCCGGGAACGGCGTAGTTCTTGAGGGAAACCGGCTTGATCTCACTGCCGGCGCCCTTCGGCCGCGCGGGCGGCAGCGTCGTCGTGGTGAGGCGGTTCGAATAGTCGATTTCGGACTGGCGGAAGCCGGCGACGGCCTGCCGGGCGGCGGCCTTTGCGACGTCATCGACGGCAGCGCGCTCGGAAGCCAGCTTTTCACGGCCGCCAGCGTTCGCCAGCCCCATTTCGCGGGCCTGCGCCACGCGGGCGGCGCGCTCGTCCTGATAAGTCAGCGCGGCGGCGCGCTGGGCGCCGGCATGGGCCTTCGCAAGCTCGCCGACCTTGTTGATAAGGTTTTGCACGCCGACCACGGCATTCGTGGCAGCGGTGCCAATGCCGCCGATGCTCCCGGCGAGGCTATCAATCGCACCGGCAAGGGCGGCACTGGCGCCGGTCGCCTTGTCGAACTCGCCAACGGCCTTCACGAACTCGTTCTGAAGGCGCTGCATGGCCTGCTCGGTCGTGACGGCAGCGCCGGCCAGCTTTTCCTCGAGCAGCGGGGCGCCGGCCTGAATCGCCCGGAAGAATGCCTCGCTCGATACCTTTCCATCCTTCACAAGGGCGGTGAGCTTCGCCACGTCGCCGCCCGCTTCGACCAAGCCGGCGGCAGCGGCTTCCAAAAGCGGGCGCATGCCGTCGAGCAGGGAGTTGTATTCCTCGGCCTGAATCTTCCCACCGGCCAATGCCTGGCCAAGCTGAAGCAGGGCGCCGGAAGCCGCCGAAGCGGACGTTCCGCCGACGCGAAGCGACTGCGCCACGATGTCCGTGACCTGCATAACCTCCTGCGAGGAAGCCTTCAGCGTGGTCTGGGCAGCCGAAACGCGGCCGTAAAGGGTCGCGAGCGCGTCGAGCGGCGCATAGTTGCGCTGGGCACTGGCGAACAGCTTGTCGAAGGTGCTGCCGAGATCGGCGTCCTTCACGCCAGCCACGCGCAGCGTGTTCATGATCTTGGTGTATTCGTCGGCCGTCTTCCGAAGCTCGTTCAAGCCGACGCCAGCCGTGATCGCGGCGAACGCCGCGCCGACCTTGCCGGCAGCAGCCCGGCCGAAGCCCTCCAAGCTGCGCGTCATGGCGTTCGCGCTGGTAGCCATGGTGTTTTCGAGGTTGCGAGCGCCGGTTCGGCTGCGCTTCTCGATATTGCGCCAGTTGTCGTTCGCTACGCGGTTCGCGCGCTGGAAATTCTTCTCGAACTCCCGCATCCGGGCCTCAAGGGCGACGACAAGCTGTTCGGCGGATTCGGCCATATCTACTCCTACGCGGCGAGGTCGTGGACCTTGGTCCAGAACTCGGCTTCCTCTTCAGGGTCCATGTCGTGAATGCTGCGGCGGTTGTCGTTCTCGGCAGCGCGGGCAACGGCCATCGCGGCAGCGACAGCACCGTCAATGCGGTCGGTCTTCCGGCCCTTGTGCATGCGGACAAGGCCGGTGTCGTTCCGGCTGGCGACTACGCTATCGAAGTGATGGCGAAGAACCGGGTGCCCGCCATGACGGAGCAGCCGGCCGTTCACGAAGCGCTCAAGGGTGCCAATCGCCGGCCCCATGGTCGTGATGTTCTGGCGCATTTCGACAGTCGGCAGGCCATCGTCGTAGAGGCGCTGCATTGTCGTGCGGGCAAGGTGCGGGTCAAAGGCGATTTGACGCACATCGAAACGGGCGCACAGCTCGCGGATATGATCCTCCACCGTGCCGGGATCGATGATCGGGCCATCGGTGACGATCACATGGCCTTCGTCGCGCCAGCGCTCGTAAGGCACGCCGTCGCGCTGGGCGCGGCCGATCAGGTCATCGCCGGGGACGAAGAACCAAGGGGCAATCGTGATCCGGCCGTCATCGTGACGCCACGCCGCGACGATGGCCGTCAGGTCGCCGTTGATCGCCATGTCTACACCGACGAAGCACGGCAGCACCTCAAGGTCGGCAAGGTCCAGCGGGAAGCTGCCAGCGTCATAGGTCGCCATGTCGAACAGCGGGTCGCGGCTGTTGCCGAACCACCTGTTCAAATGGAACTGCTGGAACTCGTATGCCTTCGACGGATTGGCGCGGGCCTCGTTCGCGTCAACGCGCAGCTTCTTGATGTCATGGAAGCCGAGCGCGAGGCCGGGATTGACGCGATGCCATACGGCCTCGTCCTGCCAATCCTCGTCGGGCTCGATCTCGAACATGATCGGCAAGAAAGAGGGGTTGTGCTCCAAGCCGAGCGCGACCTTGCGTGCATACTGGTAGCGTTCGGCGGCCAGCCCCTCATTGCCACGGCCGGCAGTCGTCGCGACGACGGTTAAGCCGCCCTTGCGCTTCGCCATGCCGGACTGAAGCGCTTCCCATAGGTCGCGGTTCTTCCAAATGTGGATCTCGTCGGCGAGGACGAAGGTCGGCGTTGTGCCGTGCTGGGCCTTCCCGTCCGACGAAACCGCCTTCAGGGTCGAGCCGTCCAGCCGGCTCTTGATCGTGCGGATGCCAGCATGCGGGTCGTAAATCTTGGTCGCGGCCGTCAAACGCTTGTCCATGCCGACGATGCCGGCAGCCTCGCGGAAGCCGATACCGGCCTGCTCGCGATCCGACGCGCCGAAAATGATCTGGCCAGCCGGGACGGCCTCGGGGCCGAGCAGATGCAGGGTCGCCAGCGCGGCGGAAAGAGCCGTCTTCCGGTTGCCGCGCGGCAGATACAGGAAAACCTCGCGAACGAGGCGTTCGCCGTCCGCGTCGCGCGGGCCATAGATGCGGCGAACAATCCGCTCTTGCCACTCGTATAGCTGGAAAGCGTGGCGCGGCGCGGTGCTCGACGGGTGCTTAAGCGCCCGGATGAAGTCCACGGCCTCTTGCCCATAGCCGAGCGGGTCCGGGATGGGGCTGCTGTCATAAATCCAATGAGGGAACGCGCTCTTGCTCATCGGCGGTTCCTGCCGATGGTGAGCGGGTTGTCGTCGTCATCGTTATCAGCCGCGTTGCTGACGACACGGGCACGCGAGACAGGCGACAGGCCGTATTCGGCCGCGAGCTGCCGCGCTGTCTGCATGGCGCGGTTCTGCATGCCGAAAAGCGTCTTATCGAGCGTGCCGGTCGTGGCGAAAGTCCGCTCGATGGCGCGGATGTGCCCAACTGCGACGCAATAGTTCTCGATGCCTGTGAGATCGGCCCGCGTGACGATGCGGTCGGCGATCAGGCGCGGCATAATCCGCTTCCACTCGCCGCGCGCGTCCTCGCTCAACCACTTCGGGGCGGGCGGGGTCTTCGTCAGGGGCTCGCGATCAGGAGACAAGGCTGGCTTGACGCCGCGAAGATGGGTCACGACGCCGACGCAACCGCCCTGATTTCGAGGCCAACGCGGCGCCCGATGTCGGCGATTTCCTTGATCTGATACGCTTGGCCGTTGAACACGATGCGATCGGCAGTCGTCAGGCCGTCGCGCCAGCGAATGCGGAAGATAACGGTGCCCTGCTGGGCCGTGCCGAAGCCGGTGAGGAAGTCGGCTGCGGACGACTTCACCACCTCGGCGCGCGTCGTGGCGATTTCCGTCCAGGCGGAAACGGTGCCACGGCTGGGCGTGCGCGTCTTCGTCTCGCGCTCAATGGTGACGGTGTGGAAGAGAGTGCCGGCCGCGAGCATCAGATGCTCCACCGGACGACAGCTTCCACCGACAGAACGCCGTGCCCGTAATCGGGATTCGGATCGCGGGGCCAAACGGTGCGGGTGTGCTTGAACTGATCGAGGCTGAAGCCGTCGCAGGAAGGCCAGTCCATAAGGCGGCGCGCAACGGTCGCGCCGATGGTCTGGGCAGTGTCGAGGCCCGGTTCCAAGGCCCAGATATGCAGGTCCATGAACACGGTCGCGACGAACTGGGCGCCCGATGCCCGGCCGTGCATCATGACATTCCCGGCGCCGAACAGGATGGCCGGAAGCTCATCCGGAGCGAAATCACCGGCCCGGATGTTCTCGGGGTCTACAAGCGCGGCGACGGCCAAGTCGCTGGCCAGATGGGCGCCAAGGGCCTCGCGGAAGGCGATAGTCGGCTCGATCACGGCGTATCCCATCCGGTGCGGACGGCCTTTCGGATTGAACGCTTGATGCGATTGAGCGCGCGCTTGCGCGTGAGCCGGAAGCCGGGCCAGAAAAAGGGCTGCGCTGGCGTCGTGCTGGTCCCGTATTCGACAAGATGCGGATAGCGGACATCGGTGCCGCCCACCGTCACGACAGCCTCATTCTCGCCGACCACGCGGCTCCCGCCGGGCTGCGAATAAGGCGGCGTCGTGCCACCGGGCGGCGTCACGGTAATGGAATCCTTCAGGGCGCCTGTGTCTTCGACCGCAAGTTGGCGCTGCATGTCGGCGATCTCGTTCGCGCCCTGCACAAGGGCCGGCTGAACTACCTCGCGAACGTTCTTGAGCACCGCGTCAAACCGGCGATTGAGCCGGTCGAGGTCAGAACTCATCGTCGGAATCCTCAGCAGCCGGCTCGCCGAACCACCGTTCCCGGTAGGAATTGGCCACGGCCTGCACGCCATAGGGCGCCAAACGCACCGCATCGCCGTAAGAAACGGCCTCGCGGTGCATGTAATAGAACGCCGCGAGCTTCAGCATCGCGAGCTTGATGTCAGCCGGAACCGGAGAGAGATCGGCGAGCTTGCGGCCGGTCTGGGCCTGAAACCATTCGTCGGCAGCATCGAGATAGAGCTGAATAAGCTCATCGTCGCTCGAATGGTCGATATTCAGATGCGCCTTCGCGAGCGAAAGCGTTACGCTACTCATCAGGAATTGGCCTCTTCAGAAAAAGTTATTTCGGGCGTCTCTTGCGCGGTGCTCCCCGCGCCGGTCCCCGAAACAGGCGGAAAATTGCAGACCACCCCCCGGTGCCGGTTGGGATAAGGCCGCACTGCCTTCGTGAGCGCCTTGCCGACAGGCCAACCGGCGCGAAGGCGGTTGGCAAGCGTGTGGTAGCTGATGCCCGTGTGCTCAGCCCATTGAGCGACACTCAGGCTCCTGCCTGCATGCTCAAGCCGGCGACGATGGCCGCTTGCTGCGCTGGGGCGTCGTGCTCGATCCTTCAGCCGTTCACCGGGAGCGACGTTCATCGGCGTGGTGATCGCCTTATCGACAGTCCAACCACGGCGAAGGCGATCGCTGATAAGGCGTGTCGGAATGCCGTAGTCCAACGCCCATTCGCGGATCGGCTGGGTGATACCTTCGTGCGTAAGCTCCCTCATCGGCGGGGTGTTCTCTCTCGGATGTAGTCGAGGGCGTTGCAGCGACGGCAGCCGGGGCGCCAGTTGGCGGGCGACATGCGAAGCTCGGGATGCTGCCGGATGCTGATGCGGTGCCGGACAAGGGTGGCGGGTGCGCCGCATTCGCAGCGCTGATTGCCGGGCTGGCGCAGATAGGTGCGGGCAACCTCTTCCCACTGGCGATCATAGCCGCGCTGGCGGGCGTTCGGGCGGGCGCGATCATGGCGGGCGCCGCGAACGCGATCCTGTTCGCGCTGGCACTGGCAACGGGCGCCATGGGAGACGATGCTGCCGCAAGAGCAAAGGCGGGGCGGACGGCGGCTCATCGGGGCTTCCGTCCATACTTCGCCTTGAGGGCGTGCAGGCCGGCGCGGTCAAACTCGGGGTCGAGGCCAGCGGCTTCATTGCGCGCGGCCTGTTCGGGATCGGTTTGATCCTGCTTTTCGGGCTCGCCAGCACGGCCAATGAAGGCTTCACTGATTTCGGTAGGGGTGGCGTTCCAAGCCTGTTCCGGGGTCCAGCCAAGCAGGCCGGTCGCAGTGCGGAACAGTCCCTGAAACAACCGGGGCAGCGTTATGGCGGGCGCGCTGGTCGCCGGCCGAGCGCTAGCTTCGTCGATGGGCAAGAACAGGTCGCATAGGTCGCGGACGGGTTTCTGCGCGATCTCGACAAAACGGCTGATCGGCAGGCGCGACATAGCGTTGAGGAAGGCAGCGGCGTCCTTACGGTCGGTTGCGGCCGTCAGGATGATCTCGCGCACGGTGCCGGTGTGGAACTCGGCGATGCGGCGGGGAAGCTGCCCAAAGCCGACGCGGCGCTCAAGGGTGCTCGCGGCCCGCAAGGACGGCCGAAGGATCACGGCATGGTTGCCGTGCTCCAGAACGATCTCATCGTATGCGGGCCGCAAGGTCATGGCTTACGCCGCGACCTTCAGCTTCACGAAGCGGTCCGGGTGCGTCACGTCAGCACCGACGCGGGCGCGGGCATGGAAACGGACCTGGCCCTTCGTCGCGAGGGTGTAAGGATCGGGCATCACGCTCAGGTCGAGCCGGTTCACGATGCGGTAGCCC
Protein-coding sequences here:
- a CDS encoding head-tail connector protein — its product is MSSVTLSLAKAHLNIDHSSDDELIQLYLDAADEWFQAQTGRKLADLSPVPADIKLAMLKLAAFYYMHREAVSYGDAVRLAPYGVQAVANSYRERWFGEPAAEDSDDEF
- a CDS encoding endonuclease, yielding MSRRPPRLCSCGSIVSHGARCQCQREQDRVRGARHDRARPNARQRGYDRQWEEVARTYLRQPGNQRCECGAPATLVRHRISIRQHPELRMSPANWRPGCRRCNALDYIRERTPRR
- a CDS encoding HK97-gp10 family putative phage morphogenesis protein, with the translated sequence MSSDLDRLNRRFDAVLKNVREVVQPALVQGANEIADMQRQLAVEDTGALKDSITVTPPGGTTPPYSQPGGSRVVGENEAVVTVGGTDVRYPHLVEYGTSTTPAQPFFWPGFRLTRKRALNRIKRSIRKAVRTGWDTP
- a CDS encoding phage terminase small subunit P27 family, whose amino-acid sequence is MTHLRGVKPALSPDREPLTKTPPAPKWLSEDARGEWKRIMPRLIADRIVTRADLTGIENYCVAVGHIRAIERTFATTGTLDKTLFGMQNRAMQTARQLAAEYGLSPVSRARVVSNAADNDDDDNPLTIGRNRR
- a CDS encoding DUF3168 domain-containing protein — its product is MIEPTIAFREALGAHLASDLAVAALVDPENIRAGDFAPDELPAILFGAGNVMMHGRASGAQFVATVFMDLHIWALEPGLDTAQTIGATVARRLMDWPSCDGFSLDQFKHTRTVWPRDPNPDYGHGVLSVEAVVRWSI
- a CDS encoding phage tail protein; this encodes MPLPTFTPPIGPTPGTAHKPKVNLLKAEFGDGYSQSTPKGINHIRRTCSLKWDALTLDQMQELAEFFVRMAGSQPFYYQPHGARSPVKWTCEDWSHPQAQDGVWTFTAELVQSFSNAA
- a CDS encoding phage head closure protein — its product is MLAAGTLFHTVTIERETKTRTPSRGTVSAWTEIATTRAEVVKSSAADFLTGFGTAQQGTVIFRIRWRDGLTTADRIVFNGQAYQIKEIADIGRRVGLEIRAVASAS
- a CDS encoding tape measure protein gives rise to the protein MAESAEQLVVALEARMREFEKNFQRANRVANDNWRNIEKRSRTGARNLENTMATSANAMTRSLEGFGRAAAGKVGAAFAAITAGVGLNELRKTADEYTKIMNTLRVAGVKDADLGSTFDKLFASAQRNYAPLDALATLYGRVSAAQTTLKASSQEVMQVTDIVAQSLRVGGTSASAASGALLQLGQALAGGKIQAEEYNSLLDGMRPLLEAAAAGLVEAGGDVAKLTALVKDGKVSSEAFFRAIQAGAPLLEEKLAGAAVTTEQAMQRLQNEFVKAVGEFDKATGASAALAGAIDSLAGSIGGIGTAATNAVVGVQNLINKVGELAKAHAGAQRAAALTYQDERAARVAQAREMGLANAGGREKLASERAAVDDVAKAAARQAVAGFRQSEIDYSNRLTTTTLPPARPKGAGSEIKPVSLKNYAVPGEEGKGGGGGGGSGAEKQSRFDRDLESIQRRTEALRLEAQMVGKGREEVERSKIALQLEQAAKRDGLTVTDEMRSKIEQAAQGYAAAKMKVEDLKEAMDGVRDAQKFFAQEVTDGFVDMIVEGKSATEVVQQLGKALLKAALQAMLMGSGPLAGLFGTKGADGAVGGLFGFLPKLFGFADGGYTGNGGKYQPAGIVHRGEFVMSKAATNRIGVQNLEAMHRGALRGFADGGYVGSAPAIRQPELAGGSAAPVQAISISAPITVNGSSGTPEQNDDLAKRMQRQLEVTMRSVVADEFRRQQKPGNYGNTRNR
- a CDS encoding terminase large subunit, translated to MSKSAFPHWIYDSSPIPDPLGYGQEAVDFIRALKHPSSTAPRHAFQLYEWQERIVRRIYGPRDADGERLVREVFLYLPRGNRKTALSAALATLHLLGPEAVPAGQIIFGASDREQAGIGFREAAGIVGMDKRLTAATKIYDPHAGIRTIKSRLDGSTLKAVSSDGKAQHGTTPTFVLADEIHIWKNRDLWEALQSGMAKRKGGLTVVATTAGRGNEGLAAERYQYARKVALGLEHNPSFLPIMFEIEPDEDWQDEAVWHRVNPGLALGFHDIKKLRVDANEARANPSKAYEFQQFHLNRWFGNSRDPLFDMATYDAGSFPLDLADLEVLPCFVGVDMAINGDLTAIVAAWRHDDGRITIAPWFFVPGDDLIGRAQRDGVPYERWRDEGHVIVTDGPIIDPGTVEDHIRELCARFDVRQIAFDPHLARTTMQRLYDDGLPTVEMRQNITTMGPAIGTLERFVNGRLLRHGGHPVLRHHFDSVVASRNDTGLVRMHKGRKTDRIDGAVAAAMAVARAAENDNRRSIHDMDPEEEAEFWTKVHDLAA